Below is a genomic region from Flammeovirgaceae bacterium SG7u.111.
GTCTGTATCTACATCTTCCACTTGCAAAGGAACTGCAGTAGAAACTAATGTTTGAAATTTTTCCATTATTTAAACTGTATTTTAAAATTTTGAACAAGGATGAATGAAACTGATAGAAATGGCAGCTTAGTTGCTTTCTCTCACATCAGTGATGTACCCATTGATAGCAGCGGCTGCTACAGTAAGTGGGCTGGCCAATAAAGTTCTGGCACCTGGTCCTTGTCTTCCTTCAAAGTTTCTGTTTGACGTAGAAATGCTGTACTGCCCTTTAGGAACTTTATCATCATTCATAGCCAAACATGCTGAGCAACCTGGTTCACGGAATTTGAAACCAGCTTCTTCAATAATCTTATCCAATCCTTCTTCCTTTGCTTGTTTTTCAACAAGTTTAGAACCTGGAACTATAAGGTCGTTAATGTGCTCGGCCTTTTTCTTTCCTTTCACATAATCGGCAAAAATTCTCAAATCTTCTATTCTGCCGTTGGTACAGCTTCCCAAGAAAATCCAGTCGATTTTTTTGCCTAGCATTTTATCGCCAGGGGCAAAACCCATGTAATCCAAAGATTTCTTGAACGTGATTTGGTTGTTTTCTCCGTCGATGGTGTCCAACGTAGGGATTGAACTATCAACTTTTACGCCCATGCCAGGGTTGGTACCGTAAGTTACCATTGGGGCAATATCCGCAGCGTCGATGTAAAGCTCTTTGTCAAACTTCGCATCGTCATCAGATTTCAATGTGCTCCAGTAAGCAACTGCTTTGTCCCAACCTTCGCCTTTTGGTGCGAATTCTCTTCCTTGTATATACTCAAAAGTAGTTTGGTCAGGAGCTATCATGCCACCTCTCGCGCCCATCTCAATAGACATGTTACAGATGGTCATCCTTGCTTCCATAGAAAGAGCTTCGATCGCCGTGCCACAGAATTCTACAAAATAACCTGTACCTCCCGAAGAAGAAATTTTAGAGATGATGTAAAGGATAATATCTTTTGAAAGAACTCCTTTGGACAAAGTACCATCTATTTGGATTTTCATGGTTTTTGGCTTAGCCTGTAAAAGGCACTGAGTAGCCAAAACACTTTCCACTTGGCTAGTGCCAATTCCGAAAGCAATAGAACCAAATGCACCGTGAGTAGAAGTGTGAGAATCGCCACATACTATCGTCATGCCTGGTTGAGTAATACCTAGCTCAGGACCGATGATATGAACAATACCGTGGTACTTGTGCCCTAGGCCAAACATCTGTACGCCATATTTCTCGCAGTTGTCTTTCAACTTTGCTACTTGTAGCCTTGAAAGCTCTTCTTGGATAGGCAAATGTTGGTTTTCTGTAGGAACGTTATGGTCAGGTGTTGCTACTGTATTTTGAGGGCGAAAGGCTTTAATGCCTCTTTTTTCGAGCCCAGAAAAAGCCTGAGGACTGGTCACTTCGTGCACTAAGTGCTTGTCGATATATAGAATATGGGTAGTATCATTAATGCTGTGAACAACATGTGCATCCCACACTTTTTCGAACAGAGTTTTTCCCATTATCTGTAAAGTTTTAATTATATTGAAATAAGTATAAAGTTTTATGACCAAAACAAATGAGCGAACTCATTTGTGAGCGGCTTATTCAAAAGCCTTGGAGTTTAGTTTTGGGGTAAAAAAATTCAGCTTGCATCCCTCAGTTAAATTTGAAGTTTGCTAAGCTGCTTTGAGTCACCGTTGCGAAAACTACTCCTAAAAGTCTAGCTTTTCTGCCTAATTCTCTCTTTTAGAATTTTCATTGAATAGCCGCTAGTACTTAATGATTTTTCAAATATACTCTAAAAAAAATTATCTTGTGACAAGAGAATTGATGATCCTATGCTAATTCTGCAATAACAGTTTGCCCACCTACGGTTTTCTGTTCAAGGGAGACTTTAACTTCTGCATCAAGAGGCAAAAATATATCTACCCTTGATCCAAACTTAATGAAGCCAAATTCTTCACCTTGGTCTACCTTGTCTCCTTCATTTATGTACCACCTAATTCGGCGGGCCATAGCGCCGGCTATTTGTCTAAAGAGAATTTCTATTCCGCTTTCATGTTGGACTACCGTGGTCGTACGCTCATTTTCAGTACTAGATTTTGGGTGCCACGCTACCAAATATTTGCCCGGGTGGTATTTAAAATACTTAACTATTCCAGCAATAGGGTTTCTGTTGATATGTACATTTACTGGGGACATAAAAATAGAGACTTGCCTACGTGCTTCTTTGAAATATTCGTTTTCTACTGTTTCTTCTATCACTACAACTTTTCCGTCGGCAGGGGCAATAACATGTTTGGTATTGACTGGCACAATCCTTTTAGGGCTTCTGAAGAACTGAAGGATAAGCAAGAAAAATACAAGGCTTGCCGTAGCAGTGAGGTAATATATCCACGCTGGGTCAGGGAAAAAGGTTTTTACGCCAACCGTAATTGCGCCTAGCACAACTAAGGTTACTATCAAAATGAGATGCCCTTCCTTATGAATGGTCATAGATTTATGCTGTCTTTGGATTATTTAAATAGTGTAAAAAGAAAGGGGCGAACCCCTTTCCGTTTTGCAAAGTTAATAGCTTCCACGGAGTTTATTTGTTTCCGCTACTTTAGAAATAGCAACTATATAGGCTGCGATTCTCATAGTGACGTCATATTTTACAGAAGTCTGGTAAACCCTTTCAAAAGATTCTTTCATAATTCTGTCCATTCGGCGGTTTACCCGCTCTTGTGTCCATTTGTAGCCTAAGCGGTTTTGTACCCACTCAAAATAAGAAACTGTTACTCCGCCTGCATTTGCCAAAATATCCGGCACTACCCTCGTTCCCTTTCCATAAATAATAGGGTCGGCTTTAGCTGTCATTGGTCCGTTAGCACCTTCTACTATCAGCTTGGCATTTATCCTATGTGCATTGACAGGGGTAATTACGTCTTCTTTAGCTGCTGGCACTAGTAAATCGACCTCTAGTTCTAGTAGCTCTTCGTTGGTGATAAGCTCGCCGCCGTCAAACCCTGCTAATGTATTATTATGCTCTTTTTTATATTCCAGTGCTTTCTTGATATCAATGCCATTTGCATTATAAAAAGCGCCTGTATGATCACTTATACCTAAGATTTTCACTCCTCTTTCTGCTAGCAAACTTGCCGCATGACTACCTACATTACCAAAACCTTGTACAGCGCAAGTAGCTTTTGCTGGAATAATCCTTATTTTTTCCATCGCTACCAACGCAGAAACCATCACGCCTCGCCCTGTAGCTTCAGCTCTACCAAGCGAGCCTCCTAGT
It encodes:
- the leuC gene encoding 3-isopropylmalate dehydratase large subunit translates to MMGKTLFEKVWDAHVVHSINDTTHILYIDKHLVHEVTSPQAFSGLEKRGIKAFRPQNTVATPDHNVPTENQHLPIQEELSRLQVAKLKDNCEKYGVQMFGLGHKYHGIVHIIGPELGITQPGMTIVCGDSHTSTHGAFGSIAFGIGTSQVESVLATQCLLQAKPKTMKIQIDGTLSKGVLSKDIILYIISKISSSGGTGYFVEFCGTAIEALSMEARMTICNMSIEMGARGGMIAPDQTTFEYIQGREFAPKGEGWDKAVAYWSTLKSDDDAKFDKELYIDAADIAPMVTYGTNPGMGVKVDSSIPTLDTIDGENNQITFKKSLDYMGFAPGDKMLGKKIDWIFLGSCTNGRIEDLRIFADYVKGKKKAEHINDLIVPGSKLVEKQAKEEGLDKIIEEAGFKFREPGCSACLAMNDDKVPKGQYSISTSNRNFEGRQGPGARTLLASPLTVAAAAINGYITDVRESN
- a CDS encoding phosphatidylserine decarboxylase family protein — protein: MTIHKEGHLILIVTLVVLGAITVGVKTFFPDPAWIYYLTATASLVFFLLILQFFRSPKRIVPVNTKHVIAPADGKVVVIEETVENEYFKEARRQVSIFMSPVNVHINRNPIAGIVKYFKYHPGKYLVAWHPKSSTENERTTTVVQHESGIEILFRQIAGAMARRIRWYINEGDKVDQGEEFGFIKFGSRVDIFLPLDAEVKVSLEQKTVGGQTVIAELA
- a CDS encoding Glu/Leu/Phe/Val dehydrogenase; protein product: MAYIEPAPIKDKENPFESMMSRFDIAAQKLGLDRETYEVLKSPSKQVIVSLPITMDDGSKRVFEGYRVIHSDTLGPSKGGVRYDPGVNLDEVKALAAWMTWKCAVVDIPYGGAKGGITCTPWEMSQAELERLTRAYTVSMYQIFGPELDIPAPDMGTGPQEMAWIMDEYSKANGKTVNAVVTGKPLVLGGSLGRAEATGRGVMVSALVAMEKIRIIPAKATCAVQGFGNVGSHAASLLAERGVKILGISDHTGAFYNANGIDIKKALEYKKEHNNTLAGFDGGELITNEELLELEVDLLVPAAKEDVITPVNAHRINAKLIVEGANGPMTAKADPIIYGKGTRVVPDILANAGGVTVSYFEWVQNRLGYKWTQERVNRRMDRIMKESFERVYQTSVKYDVTMRIAAYIVAISKVAETNKLRGSY